In one Candidatus Delongbacteria bacterium genomic region, the following are encoded:
- a CDS encoding S8 family serine peptidase translates to MRATCVRLCLALFTLSSAVAGVPAHVPGRLAIELATVPAGPDQPPAALQSWLKERRLGLRAHFPASAGSRLWNQGRLGAWWLVETPLERDIPALCDSLARLPGVRSAVPDWVTHASTTPNDPLFPNQWALHNTGQARTSQGQSIGTPGLDLGMLTAWDLSPEARSPLVAVLDSGVDPNHPEFHERLLPGFNFLTNLPGAVDDNGHGTAVASLLGALVDNQTGLAGLSRQVRILPLKVFNSIGMGSASALANGLNYALQLDMDVANFSGGMAQDYGPASAVIEAGRLEGMWVVAAAGNSGDNELEFPARHPLCVSVGAMSPCGEPKTAASCDGETWWASNTGTGLDLLAPGVRLTAAVMGGGYRSDFNGSSAACAYASGALALLRAADLTATLDEIESAVEETARDLGTPGYDLSSGHGLIQVDRALLRLVPLRVNGLVIQRQGGRVRLSWNNLPMALRYRVEARGLADDAFRGIAETTSTNWLSGPQELALPGRQYRVVAVLSDQSLDDNLE, encoded by the coding sequence ATGCGCGCCACCTGCGTTCGCCTTTGCCTGGCCTTGTTCACCCTGTCCTCCGCCGTGGCCGGAGTGCCCGCGCACGTCCCGGGCCGGCTGGCCATCGAACTGGCGACGGTTCCCGCGGGACCGGACCAGCCTCCCGCCGCGCTGCAGTCCTGGCTCAAGGAGCGCCGGCTCGGACTGCGGGCCCACTTCCCCGCCAGCGCCGGCAGCCGGCTGTGGAACCAGGGGCGACTGGGGGCTTGGTGGCTGGTGGAGACTCCGCTTGAGCGCGACATCCCGGCGCTCTGCGACAGTCTGGCCCGCCTGCCGGGCGTGCGTTCGGCGGTGCCCGACTGGGTGACCCACGCCAGCACGACGCCCAACGATCCGCTCTTCCCCAACCAGTGGGCCCTGCATAACACGGGACAGGCCCGCACGTCCCAGGGGCAGTCCATCGGCACGCCGGGGCTGGACCTGGGCATGCTCACCGCCTGGGATCTGAGTCCCGAGGCCCGCAGCCCGCTGGTGGCCGTGCTGGACTCGGGCGTGGATCCCAACCACCCGGAGTTCCACGAGCGCCTGCTGCCGGGCTTCAACTTCCTGACCAACCTGCCGGGCGCCGTGGACGACAACGGCCACGGCACGGCGGTGGCCTCGCTGCTGGGCGCGCTGGTCGACAACCAGACCGGCCTGGCCGGATTGAGCCGCCAGGTGCGGATCCTGCCGCTGAAGGTCTTCAACAGCATCGGCATGGGCAGCGCCAGCGCGCTGGCCAACGGCCTGAACTACGCCCTTCAGTTAGATATGGACGTGGCCAATTTTTCCGGCGGCATGGCCCAGGACTACGGTCCGGCCAGCGCCGTGATCGAGGCGGGACGACTGGAGGGCATGTGGGTGGTGGCCGCCGCGGGCAACTCGGGCGACAATGAACTGGAGTTTCCCGCCCGCCATCCCCTCTGCGTGTCGGTGGGCGCCATGAGCCCCTGCGGCGAGCCCAAGACTGCCGCGAGCTGCGACGGCGAGACCTGGTGGGCCAGCAATACCGGCACCGGGCTGGACCTGCTGGCCCCCGGCGTGCGACTCACGGCGGCCGTGATGGGTGGCGGCTATCGCAGTGACTTCAACGGCAGCTCCGCCGCCTGTGCCTATGCCAGCGGCGCCCTGGCCCTGCTGCGCGCCGCGGATCTGACGGCCACCCTGGACGAGATCGAGAGCGCCGTGGAGGAAACCGCCCGCGATCTGGGCACGCCGGGCTACGACCTGAGCAGCGGCCACGGCCTGATCCAGGTGGATCGCGCCCTCTTGCGTCTGGTGCCCCTGCGGGTCAACGGGCTGGTCATCCAGCGCCAGGGCGGCCGCGTGCGCCTGAGTTGGAACAACCTGCCCATGGCCCTGCGCTACCGCGTGGAGGCCCGCGGCCTGGCGGACGACGCCTTCCGCGGCATCGCGGAAACCACATCCACCAACTGGCTCTCCGGCCCCCAGGAGCTGGCGCTGCCCGGCCGTCAGTACCGCGTGGTGGCGGTCCTGTCCGACCAGAGCCTGGACGACAACCTGGAGTAG
- a CDS encoding S8 family serine peptidase — translation MRLTASAFLLAAVLTAHGSAPNPALTPSVSSIPTVTVDGYQAVAGRLMIRLKSEALASTRADRAELDAVPALASFGQDRGLRSSRPLIQHDLDAVAREAGLDRDVLVDLAPGTDLKLEQAAWAARPEVEWAEFDYIERIMVTPNDQYFNGQWGLRNLGTGGYTNDCDIDAELAWDVFTGSNSITIAIIDTGVRLTHQDLSAKIVAGYDFVNNDATPSDDHMHGTACASLAAASTNNSSGMAGVDWNARIMPMKGLNAAGEGTDSAIIQCMDWARSHGADVISMSLGGGSYNSSFNTAVNAAYSAGIPVVCAAGNENSGTLSYPARYTNSFAVGALSPCNQRKSPSSCDGESWWGSNYGTGLDVLSPGVLLRSATNTSNTSYISDMNGTSGATPQVAGVAALMKGLNANLSAQQIYDMIDDTADDLGSAGWDTQTGWGRMNAHQAVLAASGNSCASDLVSPVIVHAALGNTNNNSTPYPVTATVTDNCTVSSVTLRHQVGGGSWTSQLMTLVSGTYNGTIPPQAFGSVVNYQIVALDQNSNLASVSHTFVVVNPCDLDFDAPSAALLAPVGDLGSDSAPIDVQVSASDPCGILEVQVGYQLDGGGMLFENASHVGGDLFACQLPAQPYGTSVALTVYVYDASVNQNEAVLTRTVQVVDPCGSDAGAPLVELLAPFPATLQAGVAAQAQVSAGDPCDLQTVVLACSLDGGPTQPGTALLEAPGQYLLELPAQAAAGTLAWTLLVTDDSPQHNLTQLTGSLTVLPAPELPTPQVNIALQGGGQVQLSWPAVPEATGYFVYSASLVGGPWTLLLDTPALSLALPVATDERRLFQVVAHN, via the coding sequence ATGCGCCTCACAGCCTCCGCGTTCCTGCTGGCGGCCGTCCTGACCGCCCACGGATCCGCCCCGAACCCGGCGTTGACCCCCAGCGTCTCCAGCATCCCGACCGTCACGGTGGATGGCTACCAGGCCGTGGCCGGCCGGCTGATGATCCGGCTGAAGAGCGAGGCCCTGGCTTCCACGCGCGCCGACCGCGCCGAGCTGGACGCTGTCCCCGCGCTGGCCAGCTTCGGCCAGGACCGCGGCCTGCGGAGCAGCCGGCCGCTGATTCAGCACGACCTGGATGCCGTGGCCCGCGAGGCGGGGCTGGATCGCGACGTGCTCGTCGACCTGGCGCCCGGCACGGACCTGAAGCTCGAGCAGGCCGCCTGGGCCGCGCGCCCGGAAGTGGAGTGGGCCGAGTTCGATTACATCGAGCGGATCATGGTGACGCCCAACGACCAGTACTTCAACGGGCAGTGGGGCCTGCGCAATCTGGGCACCGGCGGCTACACCAACGATTGCGACATCGACGCCGAACTGGCCTGGGACGTCTTCACGGGCTCCAACAGCATCACCATCGCCATCATCGACACGGGCGTGCGCCTGACGCACCAGGACCTGTCCGCCAAGATCGTCGCCGGGTATGACTTCGTGAACAACGACGCCACGCCGAGCGACGACCACATGCACGGCACGGCCTGCGCCTCCCTGGCGGCGGCCAGCACCAACAACAGCTCGGGCATGGCCGGCGTGGACTGGAACGCGCGCATCATGCCCATGAAGGGCCTCAACGCCGCGGGCGAGGGCACCGATTCGGCCATCATCCAGTGCATGGACTGGGCCCGCTCCCACGGCGCGGACGTGATCAGCATGAGCCTGGGTGGCGGCTCCTACAACAGCTCCTTCAACACGGCCGTCAATGCGGCCTACAGCGCGGGCATCCCCGTCGTCTGCGCCGCGGGCAACGAGAACTCCGGCACCTTAAGCTATCCGGCGCGCTACACCAATTCCTTCGCCGTGGGCGCCCTCTCGCCCTGCAACCAGCGCAAGAGTCCGTCCTCCTGCGACGGCGAGAGCTGGTGGGGCAGCAACTACGGGACGGGGCTGGATGTCCTGTCCCCCGGCGTGCTGCTGCGCAGCGCCACCAACACCTCGAACACGTCCTACATCTCCGACATGAACGGCACTTCCGGCGCCACGCCCCAGGTGGCCGGCGTGGCCGCCCTGATGAAGGGCCTGAACGCAAACCTGTCGGCCCAGCAGATCTACGACATGATCGACGACACGGCGGACGATCTGGGCAGCGCGGGCTGGGACACTCAGACGGGCTGGGGCCGGATGAACGCCCACCAGGCCGTGCTGGCCGCCTCGGGCAACTCCTGCGCCAGCGACCTGGTGAGTCCCGTGATCGTCCACGCGGCCCTGGGCAACACCAACAACAACAGCACGCCCTATCCCGTGACGGCGACGGTGACCGACAATTGCACGGTGAGCAGCGTGACCCTGCGCCATCAGGTGGGCGGCGGCAGCTGGACCAGCCAGCTCATGACCCTGGTCAGCGGCACCTACAACGGGACCATCCCGCCCCAGGCCTTCGGCTCGGTGGTGAACTACCAGATCGTGGCCCTGGACCAGAACTCCAACCTCGCCTCCGTGAGCCACACCTTCGTGGTGGTCAATCCCTGCGATCTGGATTTCGACGCGCCCAGCGCGGCCCTGCTGGCCCCCGTGGGCGATCTCGGCAGCGACAGCGCGCCCATCGACGTGCAGGTCAGCGCCAGCGATCCCTGCGGCATCCTGGAGGTCCAGGTGGGCTACCAGCTCGACGGCGGCGGCATGCTCTTCGAGAACGCCTCCCACGTGGGCGGGGACCTGTTCGCCTGCCAGCTGCCGGCCCAGCCCTACGGGACCAGCGTGGCGCTCACGGTCTACGTCTACGACGCCTCGGTCAACCAGAACGAAGCGGTGCTCACCCGGACCGTGCAGGTGGTGGATCCCTGCGGCAGCGACGCCGGCGCGCCCCTGGTGGAGCTGCTCGCTCCCTTCCCGGCCACGCTGCAGGCCGGCGTGGCGGCGCAGGCCCAGGTCTCGGCCGGCGACCCCTGCGACCTGCAGACCGTCGTCCTCGCCTGCAGCCTGGACGGCGGACCGACCCAGCCCGGCACGGCCTTGCTAGAGGCGCCGGGCCAGTACCTGTTGGAATTGCCGGCCCAGGCGGCGGCGGGCACCCTGGCCTGGACCCTGCTGGTGACGGACGACAGCCCCCAGCACAACCTCACCCAGCTGACGGGCAGCCTGACGGTGCTGCCCGCGCCCGAATTGCCCACGCCCCAGGTCAACATCGCCCTGCAGGGCGGCGGGCAGGTGCAGCTCAGCTGGCCGGCTGTGCCCGAAGCCACGGGTTACTTCGTCTATTCCGCCAGCCTGGTGGGCGGCCCCTGGACCCTGCTGCTGGACACGCCGGCCCTGTCGTTGGCGCTGCCCGTGGCCACGGACGAACGCCGCCTGTTCCAGGTGGTGGCCCACAACTGA
- a CDS encoding DUF4350 domain-containing protein, with product MRFRQESGPGMGLSAVAGDACLSAALLLAGGLLPPLHGATGALPTILLAAAGLALLLADRPLAWRHAALLPVPLLAALLPVPARAAALGLGLALLVWLEPGARRAAFLARLALLVCGLGLALWIPQAYFLFDGLARVQSDLLAQLAGRPLRLGEGPLLHIPLFFLLRAALQWLGGGGARRLWTSGGALILHWLLLSQAWRLGWATPDRLEGWIPLLLFLLFFLLDQLAGEPALCGQSSGASGRGPFIAALLLPAGAALGLALCLTPPPARLDGVAVGIRQAGLWSAELPVEEDGAAPRLGGLLAVLRTWGAHVEVLNDAALTAGPACRVLFVVQPDQPLAPELRAALRRWLEAGGVLIAVGEHTHVHGIGVGMGSLLQDYHIKLRDDSAIPSLNGWQWGHDLRFHASPATAGLRDSQHLGASIGASLDVRFPAMPLVTGCLAFADTGDPSNPRGRLGNTRPDPGERLGSVPLLAAEPVGKGLLVVLGDKSPLMSLNNPLVWPFYLNLSGRLEGRTWQDQRGLRLALLALLLASLWPVLRGLPPRQELAVTALLLPLLAWPLRAPDTPPPAPAARGGIVWIDHSHQPSWWHPPDHDWSPSALVRNTFLAGGLPLALHELDAASLAGSRALLIAGSARAYSRHEQRLLAQYVEQGGRLVIAGDGRRAAGLRGLLAAFGLGLGETPLGSAAEARSPQRGTDFRFWEAWDVQDLRGGADTLVACWGLPIVLERKLGAGRVIVIGDERAFSRWALDDEGRAGIWQSTATRFRRMQVGTPRLIPSPAKRQYQARVEAGAASAALPPTDRPRPVAGPPPAPVAAAELPPHTRWALQVLGLNPARPEAAGSGGVRP from the coding sequence ATGCGATTCCGCCAGGAGAGCGGCCCCGGGATGGGTCTGAGCGCGGTGGCGGGCGACGCCTGCCTGAGCGCGGCCCTGCTGCTGGCCGGCGGATTGCTGCCACCCCTTCATGGCGCCACCGGCGCCCTGCCCACGATCCTGCTGGCCGCGGCGGGTCTGGCTCTCCTGCTCGCCGACCGGCCGCTGGCCTGGCGCCACGCCGCCCTGCTGCCGGTGCCGCTGCTGGCCGCCCTGCTGCCCGTGCCCGCCCGCGCCGCCGCCTTGGGACTGGGTCTGGCGCTGCTGGTCTGGCTGGAACCCGGCGCCCGCCGCGCGGCCTTCCTCGCGCGCCTGGCCCTGCTGGTCTGCGGATTGGGTCTGGCGCTCTGGATTCCCCAGGCCTACTTCCTCTTCGACGGACTGGCCCGGGTCCAGTCCGACCTGCTTGCGCAGCTCGCCGGCCGGCCGCTGCGGCTGGGAGAAGGGCCTCTGCTGCACATCCCGCTGTTCTTCCTCCTGCGCGCGGCCCTGCAGTGGCTGGGTGGAGGCGGCGCGCGGCGGCTGTGGACTTCCGGTGGCGCGCTGATCCTGCACTGGCTGCTGCTCAGCCAAGCCTGGCGGCTGGGCTGGGCCACGCCCGACCGGCTCGAAGGCTGGATTCCCCTGCTGCTGTTCCTCCTCTTCTTTCTGCTGGATCAGCTGGCGGGGGAACCGGCCCTTTGTGGCCAGTCATCCGGCGCTTCGGGTCGGGGACCTTTCATTGCGGCCCTGCTGCTGCCCGCGGGCGCGGCCCTGGGTCTGGCGCTCTGTCTGACGCCGCCGCCCGCCCGGCTGGACGGCGTGGCTGTGGGCATCCGCCAGGCCGGGCTCTGGTCCGCCGAACTGCCGGTGGAGGAGGACGGCGCCGCGCCCCGGCTGGGCGGCCTGCTGGCCGTGCTGCGGACCTGGGGCGCCCACGTGGAGGTGCTGAATGACGCGGCGCTGACGGCCGGTCCGGCCTGCCGCGTGCTCTTCGTCGTGCAGCCTGACCAGCCCCTGGCGCCGGAGCTGCGCGCCGCCCTGCGCCGCTGGCTGGAAGCGGGCGGCGTGTTGATCGCCGTGGGCGAGCACACCCACGTCCACGGCATCGGCGTGGGGATGGGCTCGCTGCTCCAGGACTACCACATCAAGCTCCGCGACGACAGCGCCATCCCCTCCCTCAACGGCTGGCAGTGGGGCCACGATCTGCGCTTCCACGCCTCTCCGGCCACGGCGGGCCTGCGCGACAGCCAGCACCTGGGCGCGAGCATCGGAGCCTCGCTGGATGTCCGCTTCCCGGCCATGCCCCTGGTCACCGGCTGCCTGGCCTTCGCCGACACAGGGGACCCCTCCAATCCGCGCGGCCGGCTGGGCAACACGCGGCCCGACCCCGGCGAGCGGCTGGGCAGCGTGCCGCTGCTGGCCGCGGAACCCGTGGGGAAGGGCCTGCTGGTGGTGCTGGGCGACAAGTCCCCGCTGATGTCGCTCAACAACCCACTGGTCTGGCCCTTCTACCTCAACTTGAGCGGACGGCTGGAAGGCCGGACCTGGCAGGACCAGCGCGGACTGCGGCTGGCCCTGCTCGCGTTGCTGCTGGCCTCCCTCTGGCCCGTCTTGCGCGGCCTGCCCCCCCGGCAGGAGCTGGCGGTGACGGCCCTGCTGCTGCCCCTGCTGGCCTGGCCCCTGCGCGCGCCGGACACGCCGCCGCCCGCGCCGGCGGCCCGTGGGGGAATCGTCTGGATCGACCACTCCCACCAACCCTCGTGGTGGCATCCGCCGGATCACGACTGGAGTCCGAGCGCGCTGGTGCGGAACACCTTTCTGGCGGGCGGGCTGCCTCTGGCCCTGCATGAGCTGGACGCCGCCAGCCTGGCGGGCAGCCGCGCCCTGCTCATCGCCGGCAGCGCGCGCGCCTATTCGCGTCACGAACAGAGGCTGCTGGCGCAGTACGTGGAACAGGGCGGACGACTGGTGATTGCCGGTGACGGCCGGCGCGCCGCCGGACTGCGCGGCCTGCTGGCCGCCTTCGGTCTGGGGCTGGGGGAGACGCCGCTGGGCTCCGCCGCGGAGGCACGCTCACCTCAGCGCGGAACCGACTTCCGCTTCTGGGAGGCCTGGGATGTCCAGGACCTGCGGGGCGGGGCGGACACCCTGGTGGCCTGCTGGGGCCTGCCCATCGTGCTGGAGCGGAAACTGGGCGCGGGCCGCGTGATCGTGATCGGCGACGAGCGCGCCTTCAGCCGCTGGGCCCTGGATGACGAGGGCCGGGCCGGCATCTGGCAAAGCACGGCCACGCGCTTCCGGCGCATGCAGGTGGGGACGCCGCGCCTGATCCCCAGCCCGGCAAAGCGCCAGTATCAGGCCCGGGTGGAGGCGGGCGCGGCCTCCGCCGCCCTCCCGCCAACCGATCGACCCCGGCCCGTCGCCGGTCCCCCGCCGGCGCCGGTTGCCGCGGCGGAGCTGCCGCCCCACACGCGCTGGGCCTTGCAGGTGCTGGGCCTCAACCCCGCCCGGCCGGAGGCGGCGGGCAGCGGAGGAGTCCGCCCATGA